The genome window CAGGAGCTCAAGCCGTGATAGGCCATAAAAGAGCGAATTCGCCTAGCACACCTATGTTGGGTAGCATATGTTCTACGTCATTTTCTGTGTAATAGTTTAGTTTTCTAGCATAGCAATGAGATTACCGTAAAAAAGTTTgcgtcttttttttattttctggCCCGCCGctctgaaaaaaaaaaaactcctAGGGAGGGGCCTGCCTGGGATTCTCCCAGGAACTTACCTACTGTCTAGGCTGGAGGGTCTACAATGTGCTCCGAGCGTGATACCAATCCAGTCTAGCGTAGAGGGGGACTCTGCCTAGACTCCGTTCGGGGTATTGCCTACTGGCTGTGCTATTCGAATTTTCCCAAAATCTCAGAGCCACTGGCAAGCCGAGTTTCACCATCTCAATAGTTATGAAAGTTAACCTTTGTTAATTCGGTGAAGAGTGTTAAAAGCATTAATAGTACAGTTGTGTTTCTTAGTTTAGTTATCATTGTAGGTTATTATTACTTCTTTGTTGTTTACGAAGACCCCATACCCAAGTAGGATACAGTTCGACACAAAATGCCTCCAAAGTTTGATCCAAATGAAGTTAAGTACTTGTACTTGAGAGCTGTCGGTGGTGAAGTTGGTGCTTCCGCTGCCTTGGCTCCAAAGATTGGTCCTTTGGGTTTGTCCCCAAAGAAGGTCGGTGAAGATATCGCCAAGGCCACCAAGGACTTCAAGGGTATCAAGGTTACCGTTCAATTGAAGATCCAAAACAGACAAGCTACTGCTTCTGTTGTCCcatctgcttcttctttggttaTTACTGCCTTGAAGGAACCACCAAGAGACagaaagaaggacaagaacGTCAAGCACAGTGGTAACTTGCAATTGGAAGACATCATCGAAATTGCTAAGCAAATGAGAGAAAAGTCTTTCGGTAAGAACTTGGCTTCCGTCACTAAGGAAATCTTGGGTACTGCTCAATCCGTCGGCTGTCGTGTCAACTACAAGAACCCACACGACATCATCGAAGCTATCAACGCTggtgaaattgaaattccAGAAAACTAAATTATATCCAATCAATCACCAATGTATGAAAGAGGATAAATGCATTCCATCATTTCTGTATTTTCTAGTCTAAGGTTTTTATTAACacaataaacaaaaacttaATGTATTTTTCGTTTTAAATCATTCCAATCATATTTTCAGACAATACCATTTTCCcttccaaatattttgCTTTTTACAGCTCCCTATTGATCACTTCAACTAACTACATCCATTAGGATTCCAACTGGTCTCAAAACGAGATATATTGTAATGACTCCGATACTAAAAATATTTGACTGTTTCGAAAAGAATCCAATTTCGCTTTACTTTCTGAACCCCAATTTCTTATAATAAATCCTAGAACGTTTGTCTACACTCTGGAGCTTAGTTAAGGCGAATCATTGGCAGAATCTCGTTTGAGTTTTTGAGTTTCTATTCATTTTGAAGATCTTTTTCGGTCATGTTTATCTTGTGGAGTGCCTTACGGCTAGTACACTTGTATGGATATAGGCTGGTTAGATTCTGATTTATGgaaatacttgaaaaaaataactcTCTCGTATTGTTCTTGCCAGTGGTGTTGACTCTTAATTTTACCAACGTACTAAGTTCCAATTTAATAGCAAACAAGATAAACTCTTTGTCAATTACTCACCAAGATACGTCCTAATCTCGCAAGAGAGTTGATTATATTGGTCCATTTCACTGACAAACATACTGTAGTATTTCTTTTGGCTcagaaaaaatatgaagaagaattgatttTCGAAACACCATATATATCGCTAGTATGGATATTACGGTTTGGTTCATGGCCAAAATCTCGAGTTTTTGTTACCAGGTGGAAGTCCAAATGTCTAGTAGATTGATTGGCTTGTTAGAAGTAGGGACTTCTATTAGTGAATTGTTCTGATCAGACTTAAGAGGGTA of Kluyveromyces marxianus DMKU3-1042 DNA, complete genome, chromosome 3 contains these proteins:
- the RPL12B gene encoding 60S ribosomal protein uL11, which translates into the protein MPPKFDPNEVKYLYLRAVGGEVGASAALAPKIGPLGLSPKKVGEDIAKATKDFKGIKVTVQLKIQNRQATASVVPSASSLVITALKEPPRDRKKDKNVKHSGNLQLEDIIEIAKQMREKSFGKNLASVTKEILGTAQSVGCRVNYKNPHDIIEAINAGEIEIPEN